One Gimesia sp. genomic window carries:
- a CDS encoding SGNH/GDSL hydrolase family protein, translating into MIHRAATFLLTCALLTGVHLTTDSLSAAEPATIVTFGDSTTATRGPLVVYSMILAKELPQQGVPVKVINAGIGGNTTQNAIARFEKDVLAKQPDLVVIQFGINDSAVDVWKDPPAKASRVSQKQYEANLRSLIDQLQQRDIKVILMTSNSLRWIPRIKKLYGKPPYDPDDPQGFNLFLKDYAQSVREIAREKQVPLVDIYAAFEEFDKQPDQSTDDLLLDGIHPNTAGQRKVADLLIPQIKKVLAAPQK; encoded by the coding sequence ATGATTCACCGCGCTGCCACCTTCCTGCTGACGTGCGCACTGCTGACAGGCGTGCATTTGACCACAGACAGCCTCTCTGCTGCGGAGCCGGCGACCATCGTCACCTTCGGCGATTCCACCACCGCCACCCGTGGTCCGCTGGTCGTCTATTCCATGATCCTCGCGAAAGAACTGCCGCAGCAGGGGGTTCCCGTCAAGGTGATCAATGCGGGCATCGGCGGCAACACCACGCAGAACGCCATCGCCCGATTCGAAAAAGACGTGCTGGCTAAACAGCCCGATCTGGTCGTCATTCAGTTCGGCATCAACGATTCTGCCGTCGATGTCTGGAAAGATCCTCCCGCGAAAGCCTCGCGCGTTTCACAGAAACAGTACGAGGCCAACCTCCGTTCCCTCATCGATCAGCTGCAGCAACGTGATATCAAGGTCATCCTGATGACTTCGAATTCGCTCCGCTGGATTCCGCGTATCAAAAAACTGTATGGCAAGCCGCCCTACGATCCCGATGATCCCCAGGGCTTCAACCTGTTTCTGAAAGACTACGCCCAGTCAGTCCGTGAGATCGCCCGCGAGAAACAGGTCCCCCTGGTTGACATCTACGCTGCCTTTGAAGAGTTCGACAAGCAACCCGATCAGTCGACCGATGACCTGCTCCTCGACGGCATTCATCCCAACACCGCCGGCCAGCGAAAAGTCGCCGATCTGCTGATTCCCCAGATCAAAAAAGTACTCGCAGCGCCGCAGAAATAA
- a CDS encoding sodium/solute symporter (Members of the Solute:Sodium Symporter (SSS), TC 2.A.21 as described in tcdb.org, catalyze solute:Na+ symport. Known solutes for members of the family include sugars, amino acids, nucleosides, inositols, vitamins, urea or anions, depending on the system.), with the protein MQTLSSLDYAVIFAYLIGTLGLGLYIGSKIKTGSDYFLAGRRLPWWAIGMSLVATDIGAVDIIGTGGAAFSHGLAVGNFEWIGCVPAMIIGAFVFIPFFWRSGVTTIPEYMERRFNVSVRSALALCWIIFMACNLGIMLLASAKMMSLHLGMSVNACIYLTAVLVGIYTISGGLAAVVYTDMIQCIIMIGGCLLVLVIGIIDVGGIDEFQAKIRERELAQKLEPVDGAAMEQAPETEEEDLLHTSLILPADADTPFPWTGIFFGLALILSPAYWIGNQAIVQRSLGAASEFEAKAAYVWGALLKNLVPVVVAVPGLIAFIKFPELTDGDQAFPELISHLLPVGLKGLFLAAFLAALMSSIDSYLNSASTIVSNDFYKRFYRRDASDVSLLMVGRVVTFLLVIWAVGFSFFLMNRSEGIYTIFQTLMAFFQGPAFALLITGLLWRRATGVAALTGFLVGVCFSITLFALNQPDVYTALGLEPLFQISEPFLYFSIWAFVVSFSLIVIISLCTKPEPKEKIDGLVFSLQPQRGEA; encoded by the coding sequence ATGCAGACACTGTCGTCCCTCGATTACGCCGTCATCTTCGCCTATCTGATCGGAACGCTGGGGCTGGGACTCTACATCGGCTCCAAGATTAAAACCGGTTCGGATTACTTTCTCGCCGGTCGCCGCCTCCCCTGGTGGGCTATCGGCATGTCACTCGTTGCGACCGACATCGGTGCCGTGGACATCATCGGCACCGGAGGCGCTGCCTTCTCGCATGGTCTCGCTGTTGGTAACTTCGAATGGATTGGCTGCGTTCCGGCGATGATCATCGGGGCGTTCGTGTTCATTCCCTTTTTCTGGCGGAGCGGCGTGACCACGATTCCCGAATACATGGAGCGGCGGTTTAACGTCTCCGTCCGTTCCGCGCTGGCCCTCTGCTGGATCATCTTCATGGCCTGCAATCTGGGCATCATGCTCCTCGCCTCTGCGAAAATGATGAGCCTGCACCTGGGCATGAGCGTTAACGCCTGCATCTATCTCACCGCAGTTCTCGTCGGCATCTATACCATCTCCGGCGGACTCGCCGCCGTGGTCTATACCGACATGATTCAGTGCATCATCATGATCGGCGGTTGCCTGCTGGTCCTGGTGATCGGCATCATCGATGTCGGCGGTATCGACGAATTTCAGGCCAAGATCAGAGAACGGGAACTCGCCCAGAAACTGGAGCCCGTCGATGGCGCGGCAATGGAACAGGCTCCTGAAACAGAAGAGGAAGACCTGCTGCACACCTCGCTGATCCTGCCCGCCGATGCAGACACCCCCTTCCCCTGGACCGGAATCTTCTTCGGCCTGGCTCTGATTCTGAGCCCCGCTTACTGGATTGGTAACCAGGCCATCGTGCAGCGTTCGTTAGGGGCGGCCAGTGAATTCGAAGCGAAGGCCGCGTATGTCTGGGGAGCTCTGCTCAAAAATCTCGTTCCCGTGGTCGTCGCGGTGCCCGGTCTGATCGCCTTTATCAAATTCCCCGAATTGACCGATGGAGATCAGGCTTTCCCCGAACTGATTTCACATCTGCTGCCCGTCGGTCTCAAAGGGCTGTTCCTCGCCGCGTTCCTGGCGGCGCTGATGTCCAGCATCGACTCGTATCTCAACTCTGCCTCGACCATCGTCTCCAACGACTTTTACAAACGCTTTTATCGCCGGGACGCCAGTGATGTCTCCCTGCTCATGGTGGGTCGCGTGGTCACGTTTTTGCTCGTGATCTGGGCCGTCGGCTTTTCCTTCTTTCTGATGAATCGCAGCGAAGGCATCTACACCATTTTCCAGACACTGATGGCCTTCTTCCAGGGACCCGCGTTCGCCCTGCTGATCACCGGCCTGCTCTGGAGACGGGCGACCGGCGTCGCCGCCCTGACCGGATTCCTGGTCGGCGTCTGTTTCTCGATCACCCTGTTCGCCCTGAATCAGCCCGACGTCTACACCGCCCTGGGCCTCGAGCCCCTGTTCCAGATCTCCGAACCGTTCCTCTACTTTTCGATCTGGGCCTTTGTCGTTTCGTTCTCGCTGATTGTAATCATCAGCCTGTGTACCAAACCCGAGCCCAAAGAAAAAATCGACGGCCTGGTCTTTAGTCTCCAGCCCCAGAGAGGTGAAGCATGA
- a CDS encoding alginate export family protein — translation MRLRSLLSVGCVLSSLTAAELKAENLGSIVPPAPAAQSETAGEEAQLTPVAEVFQPSADPIESEENPQPETLNETEESEDQIIFDDPSPVKPPADPYKPLFYDNTFGSYLSNPNHPWLLGERLKEMPLGDECSPYTLSVGGELRHRWMHEQNRLRPGGPINTDYNLWRWRQYFDLHISDFARVYFEGIDASIFDNDLPPTPIDINRWNVQNAFVDVKLHEWDGAPGWFRYGRQEMLYGSQHLISPLDWSNTRRNFEGFKYFHHTDSVHFDAFITNPVNAAAGNQPLSRYDNGRDKPDTSVTFSGIYMTFLDAGPELIDLYYLWLRDETNTPNRPDGSRHTLGGRYKNSWEVQNECCQVTRIWDFETEGAYQFGVDDSKRVSAGFWTAVLGHTWTTVPWQPRLSGLFYYGSGNHDPNGSTNNTFNTLYPLGHAYWGIIDNLSGQNLFDWSLQLNAKPAKKVSLVSAFHWFEKATSNDYLYNVAGAPVGTLGGSRDIGQELDLIAIYKFNPNFNIQAGYSWFWYGDFVGTNIPPRNTATQFYVQTTVRY, via the coding sequence ATGCGTTTACGCTCTCTCTTATCAGTTGGTTGTGTGCTTTCCTCTTTGACGGCTGCCGAACTCAAAGCGGAAAATCTGGGATCGATTGTTCCTCCCGCGCCCGCAGCACAGTCTGAGACTGCAGGTGAAGAGGCTCAGCTGACACCCGTCGCGGAAGTATTCCAACCCTCTGCAGATCCGATTGAGTCCGAAGAGAATCCGCAACCGGAGACCCTGAATGAAACCGAGGAGTCCGAAGACCAGATCATCTTCGACGATCCCTCGCCGGTAAAACCGCCCGCTGATCCGTATAAGCCCCTGTTCTACGACAACACGTTTGGCAGCTATCTCAGCAATCCCAACCATCCCTGGCTGTTGGGAGAGCGGTTGAAGGAGATGCCGCTGGGAGATGAATGTTCGCCTTACACTCTGTCGGTGGGTGGCGAGCTGCGGCACCGCTGGATGCACGAACAAAACCGACTGCGTCCCGGCGGACCCATCAATACCGATTACAATCTGTGGCGCTGGCGTCAGTACTTCGATCTGCATATCAGCGATTTTGCCCGCGTCTATTTTGAAGGCATTGATGCCTCGATCTTCGATAACGATCTGCCACCTACGCCGATTGATATTAACCGCTGGAATGTGCAGAACGCGTTTGTGGATGTCAAACTGCACGAGTGGGATGGGGCGCCCGGGTGGTTCCGCTATGGTCGACAGGAAATGTTGTACGGTTCTCAGCACCTGATCTCACCCCTGGACTGGTCGAATACCCGCCGGAATTTTGAAGGCTTCAAATACTTTCACCATACCGATTCGGTACACTTCGACGCCTTCATCACCAACCCCGTAAACGCAGCAGCCGGAAACCAGCCGCTTTCCCGGTATGACAATGGCCGGGATAAGCCGGATACCTCGGTGACGTTCAGCGGGATCTACATGACATTCCTGGACGCTGGTCCTGAGTTGATCGACCTGTATTATCTCTGGCTGCGTGATGAAACCAACACGCCGAACCGTCCCGATGGTTCACGTCATACCCTGGGGGGACGCTATAAAAACTCCTGGGAAGTTCAGAACGAATGCTGCCAGGTTACCCGCATCTGGGACTTTGAAACCGAAGGTGCTTATCAGTTCGGGGTCGATGACAGCAAGCGTGTATCGGCAGGGTTCTGGACCGCCGTACTGGGTCACACCTGGACCACGGTTCCCTGGCAGCCCCGTTTGAGTGGTCTGTTCTACTACGGTTCAGGGAACCACGATCCCAACGGAAGTACGAACAATACCTTCAACACGCTCTACCCGCTGGGCCACGCCTACTGGGGGATCATCGACAACCTGTCCGGTCAGAACCTGTTTGACTGGAGCCTGCAGCTGAATGCGAAGCCGGCAAAGAAGGTGAGCCTGGTCAGTGCGTTCCACTGGTTCGAAAAGGCAACCAGTAACGACTACCTGTATAACGTTGCCGGTGCCCCGGTGGGTACGCTGGGAGGCAGCCGCGATATCGGGCAGGAACTCGACCTGATCGCGATTTACAAGTTCAATCCGAACTTCAACATCCAGGCCGGCTACTCCTGGTTCTGGTATGGCGATTTCGTCGGGACCAACATTCCGCCACGGAATACCGCAACTCAGTTCTACGTGCAGACGACTGTGCGGTATTGA
- a CDS encoding DUF1559 domain-containing protein, with protein sequence MSSARYPRRAFTLIELLVVIAIIAILIALLLPAVQQAREAARRSTCKNNLKQLGIALHGYHEAHGSLPPNSNGGPNNLPNGFSWRVMILPLIDQGPLYNKFNFSLRITEPTHLELCQTILPVYLCPSDPTSAIKSDLHTNWCFPGNATGASGTVGSSGNCDPSGGPYTQTAAVTTYTGVAGLHPDNGPGGLFRRRQTKVVRFRDMTDGVSNTLAVGESSPKYNPFSAWVSSDSPVPTAYAINSSSLLCGPSPCQYPSIGWPQTTASQSFHEGGAHFLVGDGSVHFLSENMDLQVFQQLGHISDGLPTGGLPQ encoded by the coding sequence ATGAGTTCAGCCAGATACCCACGTCGTGCGTTTACGTTGATTGAGTTGCTGGTCGTCATCGCCATCATTGCAATTTTGATCGCTCTGCTCCTGCCGGCAGTACAACAGGCCCGCGAAGCAGCCCGTCGCTCTACCTGCAAAAATAATCTCAAACAGCTGGGCATTGCCCTGCACGGCTATCACGAAGCCCACGGTTCCCTGCCCCCGAATTCCAACGGCGGACCCAACAACCTTCCCAACGGTTTCAGCTGGCGGGTCATGATTCTGCCCCTCATCGATCAGGGACCCCTGTATAACAAATTCAACTTCAGCCTCCGCATCACCGAGCCGACTCACCTGGAACTCTGTCAAACCATCCTCCCGGTTTACCTCTGTCCCAGCGATCCGACGTCGGCCATCAAAAGTGATCTACACACCAACTGGTGCTTTCCCGGAAATGCGACCGGAGCCAGTGGTACCGTCGGTTCGTCAGGCAACTGTGACCCCTCGGGTGGCCCTTATACCCAGACGGCTGCAGTGACCACCTACACGGGCGTCGCCGGTCTGCACCCCGATAACGGACCAGGCGGCTTATTCCGTCGCCGACAGACCAAAGTCGTTCGCTTCCGCGATATGACCGACGGCGTTTCCAATACGCTGGCCGTCGGGGAAAGCTCGCCGAAATATAACCCGTTCAGCGCCTGGGTCTCCAGCGACAGTCCGGTGCCTACCGCGTATGCCATCAACAGTTCCTCTTTGCTCTGTGGACCCTCGCCCTGTCAGTATCCCAGCATCGGCTGGCCACAGACCACCGCCTCTCAGAGTTTCCACGAAGGGGGCGCCCATTTCCTCGTCGGTGATGGCAGCGTGCATTTCCTGAGTGAAAACATGGACCTCCAGGTATTCCAGCAGCTGGGTCACATATCCGACGGCTTACCCACGGGCGGCCTGCCTCAGTAA
- a CDS encoding DinB family protein: MFENEIALNQLQMKQFETIMADLPEETLFMPGQGHGHPPAWILGHLAIVGEMGQTFLGGKLTHTFWVQAFGPGSNDEVQPDEGLKRETLIAAVLSAYETLRSLASQATPADLEKPHGIELFDGTPVQTVGHAVALLLTSHFGFHLAQLSSCRRDLGQGYLF, from the coding sequence ATGTTCGAAAATGAAATCGCTCTCAACCAGCTGCAGATGAAACAATTCGAAACGATCATGGCCGATCTCCCGGAAGAGACGCTCTTCATGCCCGGCCAGGGGCACGGCCATCCCCCCGCCTGGATCCTCGGCCACCTGGCCATCGTCGGGGAAATGGGGCAGACCTTTCTCGGCGGCAAACTGACACACACTTTCTGGGTGCAGGCATTTGGTCCCGGCTCTAACGATGAAGTCCAGCCCGACGAAGGACTCAAACGCGAAACTCTGATCGCCGCGGTCCTCAGTGCCTACGAAACCCTCCGTTCGCTCGCCTCCCAGGCAACGCCCGCGGATCTCGAAAAGCCACACGGCATTGAACTCTTTGATGGCACTCCGGTCCAGACCGTCGGCCACGCGGTCGCGCTGCTCCTCACCAGCCACTTCGGCTTCCACCTCGCCCAGCTCTCCAGCTGTCGGCGCGATCTTGGTCAGGGGTACCTGTTTTAA
- a CDS encoding exo-alpha-sialidase codes for MQLLTLVVATLLALAPLYADEPAPKSLWDNSRPLPAAANIPELKNVRFEVIKKWDQPRDGYTFLHGVGLCWHKGKLYASFGHNKGKENTVGEEAQYRVSSDDGKTWSDLQLIDAGDEENLAVSHGVFLSHQGQLWAFQGAYYNHMQKIHTRAYSLDEKTGTWKKHGTIIENGFWPMNQPVRLQNGNWIMPGLTGGPYAGDRLFPAAVAISHGDDLTKWDYVQIPAAKDITRMWGECALWLDGQRVFNLARYGGGTQALLAISEDQGQTWSPSRVSNLPMAPSKPVTGVLSNGQRYLVSNSAQGIGGRRSPLTIAVSRPGENVFSKIYVIRRSLHPDQPGESAKRLSLSYPCALEHNGKLYVGYSNNGGRRANLNSAELAVIPLAELTAD; via the coding sequence ATGCAGCTGCTCACCCTGGTTGTGGCGACCCTCCTTGCTCTGGCTCCGCTCTACGCGGATGAACCCGCCCCCAAATCGCTCTGGGATAACAGCCGGCCCCTGCCCGCCGCCGCGAATATTCCGGAACTCAAGAACGTCCGCTTCGAAGTCATCAAGAAATGGGACCAGCCCCGCGATGGCTACACCTTTCTGCACGGCGTCGGACTCTGCTGGCACAAGGGAAAACTCTACGCCTCTTTCGGTCACAATAAAGGGAAAGAAAACACCGTCGGCGAGGAAGCCCAGTATCGCGTGAGCAGCGACGACGGCAAGACCTGGAGCGACCTCCAGCTGATCGACGCCGGCGACGAAGAGAACCTCGCCGTCAGTCATGGCGTCTTCCTCTCACACCAGGGACAACTCTGGGCTTTTCAGGGTGCCTACTATAACCACATGCAGAAGATTCACACCCGCGCCTATTCGCTGGATGAAAAAACCGGCACCTGGAAAAAGCATGGCACCATTATCGAGAACGGTTTCTGGCCCATGAATCAGCCGGTCCGGTTGCAGAACGGCAACTGGATCATGCCCGGCCTGACCGGCGGCCCCTATGCAGGGGATCGTCTCTTCCCTGCCGCCGTCGCCATCAGTCACGGTGACGACCTCACGAAATGGGACTACGTGCAGATCCCCGCTGCCAAAGACATCACCCGCATGTGGGGTGAATGTGCGCTCTGGCTCGACGGCCAGCGCGTATTCAATCTCGCCCGCTACGGCGGAGGCACCCAGGCCCTGCTCGCCATCAGTGAAGACCAGGGACAGACCTGGTCCCCGTCCCGCGTCAGTAACCTGCCCATGGCCCCCTCCAAACCGGTCACCGGCGTCCTCAGTAACGGGCAACGCTACCTGGTCAGCAACAGTGCTCAAGGCATCGGTGGTCGGCGGTCCCCCCTGACCATCGCTGTCTCCCGTCCGGGTGAAAACGTCTTCTCCAAAATCTACGTCATCCGGCGGTCCCTGCACCCCGATCAGCCCGGAGAATCCGCCAAACGATTGAGCCTCTCCTACCCCTGCGCCCTGGAACACAACGGCAAGCTGTATGTCGGCTACTCCAACAACGGCGGCCGCCGCGCCAACCTCAACAGCGCCGAACTCGCCGTGATTCCCCTCGCAGAACTAACCGCGGACTAA
- a CDS encoding prolyl oligopeptidase family serine peptidase, with product MSIVSRVRTLSLCALLLLIPVSKPVNAAEQPVALYQQQKNVVYAEVHGVGLLMDIFTPTGKSNGLAIVDVVSGAYHSDRGKLRDHERAQMFDIFCSRGYTIFAIRPGSIDKFNGPEMLENVNRGILWVKAHAGEYKIDPDRLALLGASAGGHLACMAAVSAAEPTAKTRVKAVAVFFPPTDLMNYGGLKLDITGSDRLSQAIRQLITPKGAETIDEQKLDELRTSFSPARLVQPGLPPFLLIHGTADFTVPIQQSRAMVAALEKANVPVTLIVKQGGGHPWPTIHEEVAKMADWIDTQLQPKETQVSEP from the coding sequence ATGTCGATAGTTTCACGCGTGCGAACTCTGTCTCTCTGTGCTTTACTGCTCTTAATCCCTGTCAGCAAACCGGTTAACGCCGCTGAACAGCCCGTAGCACTCTATCAGCAACAGAAAAATGTCGTCTACGCGGAAGTGCACGGCGTGGGACTGTTGATGGATATCTTCACCCCCACCGGCAAGTCCAACGGCCTGGCGATTGTCGATGTGGTTTCCGGCGCGTATCACTCGGACCGGGGCAAACTCCGCGATCACGAGCGGGCACAGATGTTCGATATCTTCTGCAGTCGCGGCTACACCATTTTCGCCATCCGACCTGGATCCATTGACAAATTCAACGGACCCGAAATGCTCGAGAATGTGAACCGCGGCATCCTCTGGGTCAAAGCCCATGCCGGCGAATATAAAATCGATCCGGATCGCCTGGCTCTGCTCGGTGCTTCCGCGGGAGGCCACCTCGCCTGCATGGCCGCTGTCTCCGCTGCCGAACCCACTGCCAAAACCCGCGTCAAAGCTGTCGCCGTCTTCTTTCCCCCCACCGACCTGATGAATTATGGCGGCCTGAAACTCGACATCACCGGGAGCGATCGTCTCTCGCAAGCCATCCGCCAACTGATCACCCCCAAAGGCGCGGAGACCATCGACGAACAGAAGCTGGACGAACTCCGCACCTCGTTCTCCCCCGCCCGCCTGGTTCAGCCCGGCCTGCCTCCGTTCCTGCTGATTCACGGCACCGCCGACTTCACCGTTCCCATTCAACAGTCACGCGCCATGGTCGCGGCACTGGAAAAAGCAAACGTCCCTGTCACGCTGATCGTCAAACAGGGAGGCGGCCACCCCTGGCCCACCATCCACGAAGAGGTCGCCAAAATGGCCGATTGGATTGATACGCAGTTGCAGCCAAAAGAAACCCAGGTTTCAGAACCGTAG
- a CDS encoding DUF1501 domain-containing protein — protein sequence MTGKDRQRFGSISRRDFMRLSALGVLGTGMSGWMRRLAAETAQNPQRKRSCILLWMSGGPSQCDTFDLKPDHENGGPFKPIDTSVPGIQISEHLPQLAKAMQHLVPIRSMSTKEGDHTRATYLLRTGYLPSGPLSYPALGSLMSKELGRDESELPNFVSIAPNKTLSPNAYGPGFLGPQYAPLVVGEGAGFVQNDEMNLDAALKVKNLELPQGINRKQADARLSILKDLEDDFQATHPGVPTSSHRSAYAAAVRMMRSKAIEAFQLDQEPDALRDAYGRNRFGQGCLLARRLVEQGVPFVEVSLNGVQGSNAFGWDTHQDNFEAVKSLSEVLDPGWGTLLSDLEQRGLLDSTLVVWMGEFGRTPKINQNTGRDHFPAAWSTVIGGGGIRGGQVVGKTSEDGMKVTDQPITVPDLMATICKALGLDPEKQNMSNIGRPIPLADHGATPIGSILKG from the coding sequence ATGACAGGTAAAGACAGACAGCGATTCGGCAGCATCTCCCGGCGCGATTTCATGCGTCTCTCGGCCCTGGGTGTGCTGGGAACCGGAATGTCCGGCTGGATGAGACGGCTGGCAGCAGAGACCGCGCAGAATCCGCAGCGCAAACGTTCGTGTATTCTGCTCTGGATGTCGGGCGGGCCCAGTCAGTGTGATACCTTCGATCTGAAGCCGGACCATGAGAACGGCGGTCCTTTCAAGCCGATCGACACATCTGTCCCCGGGATTCAGATTTCGGAGCATCTGCCTCAGCTGGCGAAGGCGATGCAGCACCTGGTTCCGATTCGCTCCATGAGTACTAAAGAGGGTGATCATACGCGGGCGACATATTTATTACGCACCGGTTATTTGCCCTCGGGTCCGTTGAGTTATCCGGCCCTCGGTTCGCTGATGAGTAAAGAGTTGGGACGTGATGAATCCGAGCTGCCGAACTTTGTGAGTATCGCCCCGAACAAAACATTGAGCCCCAACGCATACGGCCCCGGATTTCTCGGACCCCAGTATGCGCCGCTGGTCGTTGGTGAAGGGGCGGGCTTTGTGCAGAACGACGAGATGAATCTGGATGCGGCTCTGAAAGTGAAAAACCTGGAACTGCCTCAGGGAATCAACCGGAAGCAGGCGGATGCCCGGCTCTCGATTCTCAAAGACCTGGAAGACGACTTTCAGGCAACCCACCCGGGAGTGCCGACCAGCAGTCATCGGAGTGCGTATGCCGCGGCGGTGCGGATGATGCGTTCCAAGGCGATCGAAGCGTTTCAACTGGACCAGGAACCGGACGCGTTGCGGGACGCCTACGGTCGGAACCGGTTTGGTCAGGGATGTCTGCTCGCCCGGCGGCTCGTCGAACAGGGCGTTCCCTTTGTCGAGGTTTCGCTTAACGGGGTGCAGGGTTCGAACGCGTTCGGCTGGGACACGCACCAGGATAATTTCGAAGCCGTCAAAAGTCTGAGTGAAGTGCTCGACCCGGGCTGGGGAACGTTGCTGAGCGACCTGGAACAACGGGGGCTGTTGGATTCGACGCTGGTGGTCTGGATGGGTGAATTCGGTCGCACGCCGAAGATTAACCAGAACACGGGCCGCGATCATTTTCCCGCAGCCTGGTCCACGGTGATCGGCGGTGGTGGGATTCGCGGCGGACAGGTGGTTGGCAAGACCAGCGAGGATGGTATGAAAGTCACCGATCAGCCGATTACGGTTCCCGATCTGATGGCCACGATCTGTAAAGCACTGGGCCTCGATCCGGAGAAGCAGAACATGTCGAACATCGGCCGTCCGATTCCATTGGCTGACCATGGGGCAACGCCGATTGGTTCGATTTTGAAGGGGTGA
- a CDS encoding 3-oxoacyl-ACP synthase III, with protein MRYEHVCVEAVSCTLPPHVVTSDELEARLAPVYDRLGLPAGRLELMTGIQERRFFDPGTLPGSISAQTVNQMLDESGFDRKHIGGLIHGSVCRDQLEPATASGVHHATQLPQNSLVLDVSNACLGLLNGMVFLANMIEMGQIRAGIVVGTEVGRDLVEGTIDDLLEDSTLTRKSIKNHFASLTIGSGSAAILLCDRKLSKTGHRLLGGSFQTDTSSHELCAGGVEAQKHGDHRPRMQTDSESLLVAGVNLAIPTWEVTKTTLGWKNEDVNHVFTHQVGKAHRKLLLDKLGLDPALDYPTVERLGNTGAAALPMAWALGIQDQILQDDAKIALLGIGSGLNSLMLGVQW; from the coding sequence ATGCGTTATGAGCATGTCTGCGTCGAAGCTGTCAGTTGTACGCTTCCCCCCCACGTTGTCACTTCGGATGAACTCGAAGCGCGTCTGGCCCCGGTTTACGATCGATTAGGTCTGCCTGCGGGCCGACTTGAGCTGATGACGGGTATCCAGGAACGCCGCTTTTTTGATCCCGGAACGCTCCCCGGTTCGATCAGTGCCCAGACCGTCAATCAAATGCTCGACGAAAGTGGATTCGACCGCAAACACATCGGCGGCCTGATTCATGGCTCCGTCTGTCGTGATCAGCTGGAACCGGCGACCGCCAGTGGTGTGCATCATGCCACACAACTTCCCCAGAATTCCCTCGTTCTGGACGTGAGTAATGCCTGCCTGGGTCTCTTAAACGGTATGGTTTTCCTGGCCAATATGATCGAAATGGGTCAGATTCGTGCCGGGATTGTGGTGGGAACCGAAGTCGGACGCGATCTGGTGGAAGGGACCATCGATGATCTGCTGGAAGACAGCACGTTGACCCGCAAGTCGATCAAGAATCATTTTGCCTCGCTGACAATCGGCAGTGGTTCTGCAGCGATCCTGCTTTGTGACCGTAAGTTAAGTAAAACCGGTCATCGTCTGCTGGGGGGGAGTTTCCAGACTGACACCTCCAGTCACGAGCTCTGTGCCGGGGGTGTCGAAGCCCAGAAGCACGGCGATCACCGTCCGCGAATGCAGACCGACTCCGAATCCCTGCTGGTAGCAGGCGTCAACCTGGCCATTCCGACCTGGGAAGTCACCAAAACCACGCTGGGCTGGAAAAACGAGGATGTGAACCATGTCTTCACACATCAGGTCGGTAAAGCACACCGGAAACTGCTGCTGGACAAGCTGGGTCTCGATCCGGCTTTGGATTACCCGACCGTTGAACGACTGGGCAACACTGGAGCGGCTGCTCTCCCCATGGCGTGGGCGCTGGGGATTCAGGATCAGATTCTGCAGGACGACGCCAAAATTGCCCTGCTGGGAATCGGCAGTGGTCTGAATTCTCTCATGCTGGGTGTCCAGTGGTAA
- a CDS encoding response regulator, with product MKRLQKLPEYYHPRVYIVDDNDTVRDSCVILMQSCGLSVEAFCCAEDFLRSTAADSCGCLLTDLQLTGCNGLDLLKQMKSAGYRLPAILVSGSLDRETTGCAVEEGAFAILEKPYPVQSLWEAVITAIENDSQQRTCK from the coding sequence ATGAAACGACTGCAGAAACTACCAGAGTACTACCACCCCCGCGTCTATATCGTGGATGATAACGACACCGTCAGGGACTCCTGCGTCATCCTGATGCAGAGCTGCGGCTTGAGTGTAGAAGCGTTTTGCTGCGCGGAAGATTTCCTCCGCAGCACCGCCGCCGATTCCTGTGGCTGCCTGCTCACCGATCTCCAGCTGACCGGCTGTAACGGGCTGGATCTGTTAAAACAGATGAAGTCCGCCGGCTACCGTCTGCCCGCAATTCTGGTCTCAGGCTCTCTGGACCGGGAGACCACCGGCTGCGCCGTCGAAGAAGGCGCGTTCGCGATCCTGGAGAAACCCTACCCGGTACAATCACTGTGGGAAGCCGTGATCACCGCCATCGAAAACGATTCCCAACAGCGTACCTGTAAATAA